The genomic interval AATAGATGAAAATCATTCCCATGGGTATAATTTTCTTGAAGTTGATGAAAAAGCAACTTACTTTCAGATTAAAACAAGTAAAGTTATTTGTAAAATCCAAAAAGATGATCTTCGAATTTCTATTTTAGATATTGAAGGAAAAGTTATTTTAGAGGATGAGTTGGGTTTTCACTGGGAAGAAAGTTACGAGTTTGGTGGAAACATAGTTAAGATGAGTAAAGCTTCCAGGGATGGAGAATCTTTCTACGGACTTGGGGATAAAGCGACTCAAATGAATCTAAAAGGAAAGAGATTAGAAAACTTTGCCACAGATCAATATGCATATCAAAAAGACCAAGAGCCGCTTTACAAAGTAGTTCCATTTTATATTGGATTACACAATAAACAATCATACGGGATATTCTTTGACAATACTTTTAGAACAAATTTTGACTTTTGTCATGATCGAAGAAATGTGACTAGTTTTTGGGCTGAAGGAGGGGAAATGAACTACTATTTTATTTATGGGCCTAAAATGCAAGACGTTGTGGTTTCCTATACTGATTTAACAGGGAAACCAGAATTACCGCCTTTGTGGACTTTAGGCTTTCACCAATGTAAATGGAGCTATTATCCAGAGAGTAATGTCAAAGAAGTAACAGCAAAATTTAGAGAACTTAAAATTCCATGTGATGCTATCTATTTGGATATTGATTACATGGACGGTTTTAGGTGTTTTACTTGGAACAAAGAATATTTTCCAGATCCAAAACGAATGGTTTCAGAATTAGCCGCTGACGGTTTTAAAACAGTAGTTATCATTGACCCTGGTATAAAAATAGACAAGGAATATTCAGTTTATCAAGAAGCGCTGGCTAAAGATTATTTTTGTAAAAGAGCCGATGGTCCTTATATGAAAGGAAAAGTGTGGCCCGGAGAATGTAATTTTCCAGACTATACAAATCCTGAGGTTAGAGAGTGGTGGGCAGGATTATTTAAAGAATTAGTTGCAGATATAGGAGTAAAAGGAGTTTGGAATGATATGAATGAACCTGCCGTTATGGAAGTCCCTAATAAAACATTCCCAATGGATGTTCGGCATGATTATGATGGTAATCCATGTAGTCACAGGAAAGCGCATAATATTTATGGTACGCAAATGGCAAGAGCAACTTATCATGGTATGAAGAAATTTGCTTACCCAAAACGACCTTTTGTGATTACGCGTTCAGCCTATTCTGGAGCACAACGTTATACTTCGTCATGGACAGGTGATAATGTCGCCACTTGGGAGCATTTATGGTTAGCTAACATTCAAGTTCAACGTCTAAATATTTCAGGAATGGGATTCACAGGTTCTGATATAGGAGGATTTGCAGAACAACCTACGGGTGAATTATACGCTCGTTGGATTCAATTGGGAGTATTTCATCCATTTTGTAGAACGCATTCTTCCGGTGATCACGGAAACCAAGAACCTTGGGCATTTGACGAAGAAGTAGTCGATATTACACGAAAATTTATAAATCTCCGTTACCAATTACTCCCATATCTATATACTATGTTCTGGCAATATATTGAAGATGGAATTCCGATGTTGAAACCTTTGGTTTATTTTGATCAAGAAGATATACAAACACATTATCGTAATGACGAATTTATTTTTGGTAATCAGATTTTGGTTTGTCCAATTTTAGAACCTAATTCTTTAGGTAGGAGAATGTATGTCCCTAGAGGTCAGTGGTATAATTATTGGACTAATTCTTTGTTAAAAGGAGGGAAAGAAAAGTGGGTAGATTCAAAATTTGATGAAATCCCTATTTTTGTAAAAGCAGGTGCCATTATTCCAAAATATCCTGTGCAACAATATGTGGGTGAATTAGATTTTGACGAATTAACTCTAGACTTATATTATAAAGAAGGAGTTGAAAAATCTGTAGTTTATGAAGATGCTCAAGATGGGTATGATTACAAAAAAGGACGATTCAGTTTCTTGTCTTTTCAGGTTACAGGTAAGGAGAACGAATTAATAATTCAGTTGCATAAAGACGGGAAATACGAAACAAATTATTCTAAATATAAAATTAACTTAATTGGTTTGCCTTTTAAAGTGAAAAATATTGAAATTAACAATGAAAAGATAGTTTTTGAAAAAAAAACATTAGTAAAAGAAAATTATCTGATTGTGCCTAAGGAGTTTAATGTATTGCATATTATTGGGGAATAAGAAAAATAACAATATTGAAACATTTGAGTTTAATTTTGCAAATAGAATATCCATTATTGTCGTATTTTTGTTAAAATAAAAATAAATATCATGAAAAAACATTCACTATTAATAGGAATTTGCTCATTAGGATTATTATTCTCGTGTGCAACTAATCCACTCACAGGAAAGAAAACGTTAAATTTTGTTTCGAATAGTGAGCTTTTTCCTTCAGCTTTTCAACAATACGGTGAATTCTTAAAAGAAAACAAAGTCATTTCGGGTACAACAGATGCAAGAAGAGTAGAAAATGTAGGTGTTAGAATAAAAGGAGCAGCCGAAAGGTATTTAGCTTCTTTGGGACAGACTGAATACTTAAAAGATTATCGTTGGGAATATAAATTAGTCGAAAGCAAAGATATTAATGCTTGGTGTATGCCAGGAGGTAAAATAGTTGTCTATTCAGGGATTATGCCTATTGCTAAAAATGATGCAGGACTAGCAACTGTTATGGGTCACGAAGTTTCTCATGCTTTGGCTAATCATGGAGCACAACGTATGAGTGCTTCACAAATTCAATCACTTGGCGCAGTTGGTGTTGCAGTTGCTACAGGAGGTCAAAGTGCCGAAAAACAGCAAATGTGGCAACAATATTACGGTATTGGATCTCAAGTAGGAGGTATGTTGCCGTTTAGTCGTAGTCATGAAACAGAAGCTGATAAAATTGGATTAGTATTAATGGCTATTGCGGGTTATAATCCAGAAGAATCCATTGATTTTTGGACTAGAATGTCAGCTAATTCAGGAGGTCAAGCTCCAGCAGAAATGCTAAGCACGCACCCTTCTGATGCTACTAGGATTGCAAACCTTAAAGCTATGGTACCAGAAGCAAAAGCAATTGCTGCTAAATTTGGAGTTAATTTTAAATAAAAAAAAATTAAAAGTTATAGAGCCAATTCGAAAGAATTGGCTTTTTTTGTACAACAATAGTAAATATAAGAATTATCTAAATAAAAGAAGCAATATGTCAATTTTACAAAAAGGAGATAAGAAATTACTAAATGCTTGGGCATTTTACGATTGGGCAAATTCCGTTTACACACTTACTATTGCATCGGCTATTTTTCCTATTTTTTATGATGCGCTGTTTACAGAAGGTAATCATTATATTGATGTTTTTGGACTACATTTAAAAAACTCTGCTTTAATTAGTTTTGTTACGGCCATAGCATTTTTGGTGGTTTCGTTTATTTCTCCGTTGTTATCTGGTATAGCGGATTATGTGGGTAATAAAAAGACATTTATGAAGTTTTTTTGTTATTTGGGAGCTTTTTCATGTATGGGATTATATTGGTTTGAATTAGAAAACATATACTCCAGCTTAGTATTTTATTTTTTAGGATTAATTGGCTATTGGGGGAGTTTGGTATTTTATAACTCCTATCTTCCAGATATTGCTTTTCCAGAACAACAAGACAAGATAAGTGCCAAAGGATATTCATTAGGATACATTGGTAGTGTTTTGTTATTGGTAATCAATCTAGCAATGATTATGAAGCCAAAGTTTTTTGGAATATCAGGAACAGAGGGAGAAGCTGCAATGAAAGCAATGCGGTATTCATTTGTAATGGTTGGTGTTTGGTGGATAATATTTAGTCAATATTCCTATTATTATTTACCGAAGGGAAATAAAGAATCACAAAAAAAAATCACCAAAGCAATTTTCTTTAATGGCTTTAAAGAGCTTAAAAAAGTTTGGCATTTACTTTCGGATAATATTCGATTGAAAATGTATTTAAAAAGCTTTTTTGTTTATAGTATGGCGGTACAAACCGTAATGTTGGTCGCAACTTACTTTGGTGCTCAAGAAATTCAATGGTCATCAAAAGAAGAAAGTACCATTGGATTGATAATCTGTATTTTGTTGATACAATTGGTAGCGGTTTTAGGCGCAATTTTGACTTCGAAAGCTTCAGGAAGATGGGGGAATATTCCAACCTTAATTGTTATAAATATCGCTTGGGTACTATTTTGTATGCTCGCTTATTTTATAACTTTGCCTATGCATTTTTATATCATGGCAATTTATGCAGGACTCGTTATGGGTGGAGTTCAATCTTTGTCGCGCTCAACTTATTCAAAATTATTACCAGAAACAGAGGATACTGCATCCTTTTTTAGTTTTTATGACGTTGCTGAGAAAATTGGAATTGTTATAGGGATGCTAGTGTATGGGTTAATTGACCAAATCACAGGAAGTCCTAGATTTGCAATTGTATTTTTAGCTGTATTTTTCATAACTGGAGTCTTATTATTATATAAGATTCCTAAAAAATCAGAATTAATAGTTTAAATTTAAAACGCAGTAGGCAATCGTTATGGTATTATGGCATAATGATTGTTTTTTATATTAAAAATATTAATATAATAATACGTTAGTATTTGATTTCCAGTTAAATAAATTACACTATATATTAACTTTGTCATTAAACGACGTTTTGTTTGGTGACAAAATGACTTAAATACAATTATGTCAAATCATAAAATAAGTACTATTGACAATCTGTCACTTCAGGAAATTGATTCACAAGCGGAATTAATCCCATTATTGACTCCCGAGGACGAGGAGGAAATGATGAATGAAGTTTTACCTGAAACAATACCAATTCTTCCGTTACGAAATATGGTTTTGTTTCCGGGTGTTGTTATCCCAATAACTGCTGGCCGTGATAAATCAATCAAATTGATTGATGATGCCAATGCAGTTGGAAAAATTATTGGAGTTGTAGCTCAAATCGACGAAGAGGTAGAAGAGCCTAATAAAAATGATATCCATAAGATAGGTACCGTTGCCCGAATTTTACGTGTTTTAAAAATGCCTGATGGAAACACTACAGTAATTTTGCAAGGGAAAAAGCGATTCGAAATAACAGAAGTTATTTCTGAAGAGCCTTATATGACTGCTACTATCAAGGACATTATTGAAAAAAAACCGAAGGGTAAAAACACAGAATTCTTAGCAATTTTGGATACGGTTAAAGATGTGGCAATTGAAATTATAAAAGAAAGCCCTAATATTCCAAGCGAAGCAACTTTTGCGATTAAGAATATTGAAAGTCAGTCTTTCTTAATCAATTTTGTAACTTCAAATCTGAATCTATCAGTTAAAGAAAAACAAGAATTGTTAGCTATTAATAATTTAAA from Flavobacterium ovatum carries:
- a CDS encoding glycoside hydrolase family 31 protein; its protein translation is MITNTELEYKGDLYPSKIISHEHEVDSVYFYTNNSVILKVTILRDSMLRFRYTTKGYFSNDFSYAIDENHSHGYNFLEVDEKATYFQIKTSKVICKIQKDDLRISILDIEGKVILEDELGFHWEESYEFGGNIVKMSKASRDGESFYGLGDKATQMNLKGKRLENFATDQYAYQKDQEPLYKVVPFYIGLHNKQSYGIFFDNTFRTNFDFCHDRRNVTSFWAEGGEMNYYFIYGPKMQDVVVSYTDLTGKPELPPLWTLGFHQCKWSYYPESNVKEVTAKFRELKIPCDAIYLDIDYMDGFRCFTWNKEYFPDPKRMVSELAADGFKTVVIIDPGIKIDKEYSVYQEALAKDYFCKRADGPYMKGKVWPGECNFPDYTNPEVREWWAGLFKELVADIGVKGVWNDMNEPAVMEVPNKTFPMDVRHDYDGNPCSHRKAHNIYGTQMARATYHGMKKFAYPKRPFVITRSAYSGAQRYTSSWTGDNVATWEHLWLANIQVQRLNISGMGFTGSDIGGFAEQPTGELYARWIQLGVFHPFCRTHSSGDHGNQEPWAFDEEVVDITRKFINLRYQLLPYLYTMFWQYIEDGIPMLKPLVYFDQEDIQTHYRNDEFIFGNQILVCPILEPNSLGRRMYVPRGQWYNYWTNSLLKGGKEKWVDSKFDEIPIFVKAGAIIPKYPVQQYVGELDFDELTLDLYYKEGVEKSVVYEDAQDGYDYKKGRFSFLSFQVTGKENELIIQLHKDGKYETNYSKYKINLIGLPFKVKNIEINNEKIVFEKKTLVKENYLIVPKEFNVLHIIGE
- a CDS encoding M48 family metallopeptidase, which gives rise to MKKHSLLIGICSLGLLFSCATNPLTGKKTLNFVSNSELFPSAFQQYGEFLKENKVISGTTDARRVENVGVRIKGAAERYLASLGQTEYLKDYRWEYKLVESKDINAWCMPGGKIVVYSGIMPIAKNDAGLATVMGHEVSHALANHGAQRMSASQIQSLGAVGVAVATGGQSAEKQQMWQQYYGIGSQVGGMLPFSRSHETEADKIGLVLMAIAGYNPEESIDFWTRMSANSGGQAPAEMLSTHPSDATRIANLKAMVPEAKAIAAKFGVNFK
- a CDS encoding MFS transporter, with product MSILQKGDKKLLNAWAFYDWANSVYTLTIASAIFPIFYDALFTEGNHYIDVFGLHLKNSALISFVTAIAFLVVSFISPLLSGIADYVGNKKTFMKFFCYLGAFSCMGLYWFELENIYSSLVFYFLGLIGYWGSLVFYNSYLPDIAFPEQQDKISAKGYSLGYIGSVLLLVINLAMIMKPKFFGISGTEGEAAMKAMRYSFVMVGVWWIIFSQYSYYYLPKGNKESQKKITKAIFFNGFKELKKVWHLLSDNIRLKMYLKSFFVYSMAVQTVMLVATYFGAQEIQWSSKEESTIGLIICILLIQLVAVLGAILTSKASGRWGNIPTLIVINIAWVLFCMLAYFITLPMHFYIMAIYAGLVMGGVQSLSRSTYSKLLPETEDTASFFSFYDVAEKIGIVIGMLVYGLIDQITGSPRFAIVFLAVFFITGVLLLYKIPKKSELIV